From the genome of Cyprinus carpio isolate SPL01 chromosome B24, ASM1834038v1, whole genome shotgun sequence:
TCTAAATAAGAGCATCTCTCTGTCACAGGCACTGCTATGTTGAAACGTGTTAGATATGACTGATGTCGAGGTGACATATGAAGACTTCATCGCCTCTGGAAGGACCGGCCGACGCAATGCTGTACACGAAATCCTGGGAACCTCCGGCGGCCTGGACGCTAGCGGACTCTCCCAAACTCTGTCAGAGCTCAATATCAGCAAAGCAGGTGAGTAGAGCTAAGTGTTACTTCTTCAGAAAAAAACACTGTGTGTCATCAAAACACTGCAGTAATGTAATATGGCACTGAGAGGCAGGCTGGCCATGAATAATGCACCAGACAAGCCTGCTTTAGGCAAACTAGAATTTAGAGGGCATGTTAGTGGCTTCCTGCACCAGTTTTTAGCTCAAGACAAACATGGAT
Proteins encoded in this window:
- the pkia gene encoding cAMP-dependent protein kinase inhibitor alpha, which produces MTDVEVTYEDFIASGRTGRRNAVHEILGTSGGLDASGLSQTLSELNISKAEAGNDEEKNQSLADSEPKQEEGKGEGT